Sequence from the Maribellus comscasis genome:
AATTAAATAATATTCAATTGCAATTTTTGCTAAAGAATACTCCGGATAATTTATTTTTCGTTTGAAAAGAAAATCTTCATCTTTAAATGATTTAAAAAAATCAGATTCCTTACAGAAATATTGATACGTATCAATATCCTGATCCAAAAAATTATCTGAGGCGTAAATCTCAGTTTTGTGAAAATTCTCTCCGGAAGGAATTTCTCCTGAGACCGCTTTATTTATTCCTGCCACAAAAAAGTAGGCATAAAAAAGTACAAAAGCGATGTAAGGTATATGTGTAGAAAAAATTCCTATTGTAAACATTCTCCTCTTATTCCGGATTTGAATGCGCTAAAGTAAAAAAAATACCTTTTTATAATTTTCTCTTTGTATGTTATTGCGCATATTTTAAATACGAAATAAAGCAATAAGCAAATTGATTTAAATCAATTGTTCATAAAAAGAACACTATCACGCGGTAAAATTAATCCAGTCGATGTCTTTTCTTAAAAAGTGAAGTGTGTTTTCTTCAAAACCATCCTTTGGAGGAATATAATTGGTTTTCCAGGAAGCATCGGCGGGGAGACTGGCCAAAATAGATTCAGTATTTCCACCCGATTCAAGGCCGAACCTGGTTCCGCGATCATAAATCAGATTAAACTCCACATACCTTCCCCTGCGCAAATTTTGCCATTTTTTTTCTCTTTTTGAAAATGGTTTAGAGCCATATTTTCGCATCAATCCGTCGTAAATTTCGGGATACACGTTGGCAAGGTCAAGGGTGAAATTCAGCAGACTTTCGAAACTATTTTGTTCTCCGGGTTTTAAACGATCAAAAAAAATACCTCCAATACCTCTTGTTTCATTGCGGTGTGGAAGGAAGAAGTAATCATCGGCCCATTTTTTAAAGTCGGGGTAAAATTTATGATTGTATCGGTCACAAATTTCTTTTAACGTGCGATGAAAAGAGACGGCATCTTCCGGATAGATAATATGAGGTGTCAAATCAATTCCTCCTCCAAACCAGGAAACACCGTTGTCAAGCGCAAAGTAGCGTACATTCATATGAATAACAGGCACCCGGGGGTTCTGCGGATGCAAAATAGAAGAAATTCCGGTCGCCGCATATTCTCCGGCTTTTTCTCCCAGCAACTGCTCCATCCCGGGCGAAAATTTTCCTTTTACAAAGGAAAAATTAACTGCTCCTTTTTCAATAATCTTACCGTCTTCCATCAATTGGGATTCTCCTCCACCGATCTCCTTTTTCCAGGGAATGGAGTTAAACTTTCCTCCACCGTCGGCAGATTCCAAAATCTGACACATTTTCTTTTGGAGTTCAGAATATGTAGCGGCTATTTTGTCAATTTTTTTCATAGCTTTTTTTACTTCTCTTAATTAAACGCCCAACGGTTTTCTTTTCATATGCCAGAAAAAACCGGTACTGCCCCAGTAAGGTTCCTATAACCAACAACAAAAACTGATAACTGGGTAGTAAAACGATTAAATAAAGCGGAACTTTAATCAGCAAGGAAGTATCTTGTTGGATGCCAACAAGGTGAAATATAAATTTCCGTACAACCAGTGCAGCGCTCCCGGTGATCGAAAAAACAAAAAGAATAACAATAAGCTGAAAATTGGATTTTATATTCCATTTTTCCTTAAACCGATGTAACATAGTAAACTGTTTTGTCTGTTTCACAATGTTTCCTTGTCTGTATTTTCTGAAATACACACGAAACAACGTTGTACTTAACAGTCCTCAGGTAGTATTGTTTCTTAAAAAAAGCAAAAATCAGCTGTTTCGTTTCCAGTCTGTATTTTTCACCCAGTCGGCGAGGAACTTGGCATTTTCGTAAGGCAGACCGGGAATAAACCCGTGCCCAAGGTTAAAAATCCAGTTTTGATTTTTGCGGCCAAATTCAATGTAACTTTCCAGTGTTTTTTCCATTTCCTGCTGAGGGGCAAATAACAAACGTGGATCAATATTACCTTGTAAACCTACCTCTTGATGCACCAGTTTACGCGCAGTTTGTAGCGACGTTTGCCAGTCAATACTCAGAAAATCGCAGTATTCTGGTGTTATGGCTCCAATACCACTTCCGAGTCCTTTGGGGAAGAAAATAAAAGGTACCTCTTTCGCGCGTACTGCTTCAGCTATTTTTTCTGTTGCCGGTAAAAACAGCTCTTTGTACAAATCGAAAGGAATCAAACCGGCGTGTGTGTCGAACAACTGAAACACTTCCACTCCATGATTGATTTGTTCCTGTGCATAAACAACCGACAGCTCAGTGAGTTCTTCCACCAGCCTTTTTGTGGCTTCTTTATTTTGGTAGATAAATTTTACAGCATCCGGAAAATCACCTTTTCGTCCCAATCCCTGCAACATAAACAACAATACCGTAAGTGGCGCGCCACAAAAACCAATTAAGGGCGTATTCTCCGGCCGGGTTTTTATGATTTCATCAACAACTTTGTAAATATATTCAAGTTTCGAGGGATCAGGATTCAAACCTTCCAAGGGATTACTTCGTTGTGCCAGCGGCTTTTCAAAAACAGGTCCGGCATCTGTAAAATCGAGTCCCATTCCCAGTGCATAAGGAATCACCAGAATATCGCTGAACAGAATGGCGGCATCCACCCCCAGGTCGTATACCGGCATTAAAGTAACT
This genomic interval carries:
- the hemE gene encoding uroporphyrinogen decarboxylase, which translates into the protein MDNKTEPILLQTLRGKATSRPPFWFMRQAGRVLPNYLKLKENYTFWQMMQNPKVAAEVTLMPVYDLGVDAAILFSDILVIPYALGMGLDFTDAGPVFEKPLAQRSNPLEGLNPDPSKLEYIYKVVDEIIKTRPENTPLIGFCGAPLTVLLFMLQGLGRKGDFPDAVKFIYQNKEATKRLVEELTELSVVYAQEQINHGVEVFQLFDTHAGLIPFDLYKELFLPATEKIAEAVRAKEVPFIFFPKGLGSGIGAITPEYCDFLSIDWQTSLQTARKLVHQEVGLQGNIDPRLLFAPQQEMEKTLESYIEFGRKNQNWIFNLGHGFIPGLPYENAKFLADWVKNTDWKRNS
- the hemF gene encoding oxygen-dependent coproporphyrinogen oxidase; this encodes MKKIDKIAATYSELQKKMCQILESADGGGKFNSIPWKKEIGGGESQLMEDGKIIEKGAVNFSFVKGKFSPGMEQLLGEKAGEYAATGISSILHPQNPRVPVIHMNVRYFALDNGVSWFGGGIDLTPHIIYPEDAVSFHRTLKEICDRYNHKFYPDFKKWADDYFFLPHRNETRGIGGIFFDRLKPGEQNSFESLLNFTLDLANVYPEIYDGLMRKYGSKPFSKREKKWQNLRRGRYVEFNLIYDRGTRFGLESGGNTESILASLPADASWKTNYIPPKDGFEENTLHFLRKDIDWINFTA
- a CDS encoding DUF6787 family protein, with protein sequence MLHRFKEKWNIKSNFQLIVILFVFSITGSAALVVRKFIFHLVGIQQDTSLLIKVPLYLIVLLPSYQFLLLVIGTLLGQYRFFLAYEKKTVGRLIKRSKKSYEKN